The Amblyomma americanum isolate KBUSLIRL-KWMA chromosome 6, ASM5285725v1, whole genome shotgun sequence genome has a window encoding:
- the LOC144095098 gene encoding histone H3, with the protein MARTKQTARKSTGGKAPRKQLATKAARKSAPATGGVKKPHRYRPGTVALREIRRYQKSTELLIRKLPFQRLVREIAQDFKTDLRFQSSAVMALQEASEAYLVGLFEDTNLCAIHAKRVTIMPKDIQLARRIRGERA; encoded by the coding sequence ATGGCTCGCACGAAGCAAACCGCGCGCAAGAGCACCGGTGGCAAGGCCCCCCGCAAGCAGCTGGCCACAAAGGCTGCTCGTAAGAGTGCGCCAGCTACCGGAGGCGTGAAGAAGCCTCACAGATATAGGCCTGGCAccgtggcacttcgtgaaattcgCCGATACCAAAAATCGACCGAACTTCTCATCCGCAAGCTGCCCTTCCAGCGCCTGGTGAGAGAAATCGCTCAGGACTTCAAGACCGACCTGCGCTTCCAGAGCTCGGCCGTCATGGCACTTCAGGAGGCCAGCGAGGCATACCTGGTCGGTCTCTTCGAGGACACCAACCTGTGCGCGATCCACGCCAAGCGCGTCACCATCATGCCGAAGGATATCCAGCTGGCGAGGCGCATCCGCGGCGAGCGCGCCTAG
- the LOC144094311 gene encoding histone H4 has translation MSGRGKGGKGLGKGGAKRHRKVLRDNIQGITKPAIRRLARRGGVKRISGLIYEETRGVLKVFLENVIRDAVTYTEHAKRKTVTAMDVVYALKRQGRTLYGFGG, from the exons ATGTCTGGTCGCGGAAAAG GTGGCAAGGGACTCGGCAAGGGAGGCGCGAAGCGCCATCGCAAGGTATTGCGAGACAACATCCAGGGCATCACCAAGCCCGCCATCCGTCGTCTGGCGCGCCGAGGCGGTGTCAAGCGCATCTCGGGCCTGATCTACGAGGAGACCCGCGGCGTGTTGAAAGTGTTCCTCGAGAATGTGATCCGGGACGCCGTCACGTACACGGAGCACGCTAAGCGCAAGACTGTCACCGCCATGGATGTGGTCTACGCGCTGAAGCGTCAGGGCCGCACTCTGTACGGCTTCGGAGGCTAG
- the LOC144095097 gene encoding histone H4-like: MSGRGKGGKGLGKGGAKRHRKVLRDNIQGITKPAIRRLARRGGVKRISGLIYEETRGVLKVFLENVIRDAVTYTEHANRKTVTAMDVVYALKRQGRTLYGFGG; this comes from the coding sequence ATGTCTGGTCGCGGAAAAGGTGGCAAGGGACTCGGCAAGGGAGGCGCGAAGCGCCATCGCAAGGTATTGCGAGACAACATCCAGGGCATCACCAAGCCCGCCATCCGTCGTCTGGCGCGCCGAGGCGGTGTCAAGCGCATCTCGGGCCTGATCTACGAGGAGACCCGCGGCGTGTTGAAAGTGTTCCTCGAGAATGTGATCCGGGACGCCGTCACGTACACGGAGCACGCTAACCGCAAGACTGTCACCGCCATGGATGTGGTCTACGCGCTGAAGCGTCAGGGCCGCACTCTGTACGGCTTCGGAGGCTAG
- the LOC144095096 gene encoding histone H2B, with the protein MPPQPSGKAVKKAGKAQKNVRATDKKKKKRRRKESFSIYIYKVLKQVHPDTGVSSKAMSIMNSFVNDIFERIAAESSRLAHYNKRSTITSREIQTAVRLLLPGELAKHAVSEGTKAVTKYTSSK; encoded by the coding sequence ATGCCCCCTCAACCGTCgggaaaggccgtgaagaaggccggaaaggcgcagaagaatgtgcgcgcaaccgacaagaagaagaagaagcgccgcaGGAAGGAGAGCTTCTCCATCTACATCTATAAGGTGCTCAAGCAGGTGCATCCGGACACTGGAGTATCCAGCAAGGCCATGTCCATCATGAACAGCTTCGTGAACGACATCTTCGAGCGCATCGCGGCCGAGTCCTCTCGCCTGGCCCACTACAACAAGCGCTCGACCATCACGAGCCGGGAGATCCAAACTGCGGTGCGTCTCTTGCTGCCTGGCGAGCTGGCCAAGCACGCCGTGTCCGAAGGCACCAAGGCTGTCACCAAGTACACCAGCTCCAAGTAG
- the LOC144095102 gene encoding histone H4: MSGRGKGGKGLGKGGAKRHRKVLRDNIQGITKPAIRRLARRGGVKRISGLIYEETRGVLKVFLENVIRDAVTYTEHAKRKTVTAMDVVYALKRQGRTLYGFGG; the protein is encoded by the coding sequence ATGTCTGGTCGCGGAAAAGGTGGCAAGGGACTCGGCAAGGGAGGCGCGAAGCGCCATCGCAAGGTATTGCGAGACAACATCCAGGGCATCACCAAGCCCGCCATCCGTCGTCTGGCGCGCCGAGGCGGTGTCAAGCGCATCTCGGGCCTGATCTACGAGGAGACCCGCGGCGTGTTGAAAGTGTTCCTCGAGAATGTGATCCGGGACGCCGTCACGTACACGGAGCACGCTAAGCGCAAGACTGTCACCGCCATGGATGTGGTCTACGCGCTGAAGCGTCAGGGCCGCACTCTGTACGGCTTCGGAGGCTAG
- the LOC144095095 gene encoding histone H2A-like, translating to MSGRGKGGKAKGKSKTRSSRAGLQFPVGRIHRLLRKGNYAERVGAGAPVYLAAVLEYLAAEVLELAGNAARDNKKTRIIPRHLQLAIRNDEELNKLLSGVTIAQGGVLPNIQAVLLPKKTEKKA from the coding sequence ATGTCAGGTCGCGGAAAAGGAGGCAAGGCCAAGGGCAAGAGCAAGACCCGCTCGAGCCGCGCGGGACTGCAGTTCCCCGTGGGTCGAATTCACCGTCTCTTGCGTAAGGGCAACTACGCGGAGCGCGTCGGAGCGGGCGCCCCCGTTTACCTGGCCGCCGTCCTCGAATACCTGGCCGCCGAGGTGCTCGAGCTGGCGGGCAACGCTGCTCGGGACAACAAGAAGACCAGAATCATTCCGCGCCACCTGCAGCTGGCCATCCGAAACGACGAGGAGCTGAACAAGCTGCTCTCGGGAGTTACCATCGCCCAGGGCGgcgtcttgcccaacatccaggcCGTGTTGCTCCCCAAGAAGACCGAGAAGAAGGCGTGA
- the LOC144095101 gene encoding histone H2B — protein MPPQPSGKAVKKAGKAQKNVRATDKKKKKRRRKESFSIYIYKVLKQVHPDTGVSSKAMSIMNSFVNDIFERIAAESSRLAHYNKRSTITSREIQTAVRLLLPGELAKHAVSEGTKAVTKYTSSK, from the coding sequence ATGCCCCCTCAGCCGTCgggaaaggccgtgaagaaggccggaaaggcgcagaagaatgtgcgcgcaaccgacaagaagaagaagaagcgccgcaGGAAGGAGAGCTTCTCCATCTACATCTATAAGGTGCTCAAGCAGGTGCATCCGGACACTGGAGTATCCAGCAAGGCCATGTCCATCATGAACAGCTTCGTGAACGACATCTTCGAGCGCATCGCGGCCGAGTCCTCTCGCCTGGCCCACTACAACAAGCGCTCGACCATCACGAGCCGGGAGATCCAAACTGCGGTGCGTCTCTTGCTGCCTGGCGAGCTGGCCAAGCACGCCGTGTCCGAAGGCACCAAGGCTGTCACCAAGTACACCAGCTCCAAGTAG